The Bacillota bacterium genome has a segment encoding these proteins:
- the groL gene encoding chaperonin GroEL (60 kDa chaperone family; promotes refolding of misfolded polypeptides especially under stressful conditions; forms two stacked rings of heptamers to form a barrel-shaped 14mer; ends can be capped by GroES; misfolded proteins enter the barrel where they are refolded when GroES binds), whose translation MLAFDIEARKALERGVNAVASAVKVTLGPRGRNVVLDRKFGSPVITKDGVTVAKEIELKDPYENMGAQLCREVASKTNDVAGDGTTTATVLAQAIVAEGLKNVAAGANPVFIKRGIDKAVASVVEEIKKISTPVEGKDDISHVAAIAANDPEIGKLIAEAMDKVGKDGVITVEESKGTATTVEVVEGMEFDRGYISPYFVTNPEAMEAVLENPYVLLFEKKVSAVTDLLPVLEKVARSGKPLLVIAEDVEGEALATLVVNKLRGTLQCAAVKAPGFGDRRKAMMEDIAILTAGQFISEDIGIKLENVDLNMLGEANKVRINKEKTTIVEGKGSKKAIEARIGQIRKQIEDTDSEYDREKLQERLAKLAGGVALIKVGAATETELKEKKHRVEDALSATRAAVEEGIVPGGGVTYIAAMAGMDKVQADGDEKVGVNIIRRALEEPLRQIASNAGLEGSVVVERVKSENKKGFGLNAMTMEYTDLPKAGVVDPAKVARSALENAASVAAMVLTTEALVAEIPEKEKKPPYPPGGPDMDY comes from the coding sequence ATGCTGGCATTCGACATTGAAGCCAGGAAGGCGCTGGAGCGGGGCGTCAACGCGGTCGCTTCGGCGGTGAAAGTGACTCTCGGCCCCAGGGGCCGCAACGTGGTTCTCGACAGGAAGTTCGGGTCGCCCGTCATTACCAAGGACGGCGTAACCGTCGCGAAGGAAATCGAGCTCAAGGACCCCTACGAGAACATGGGCGCGCAGCTCTGCCGCGAGGTCGCTTCGAAGACAAACGATGTCGCCGGTGATGGAACCACCACGGCTACGGTGCTCGCCCAGGCGATCGTCGCGGAAGGCCTGAAGAACGTCGCCGCTGGCGCGAACCCCGTATTCATCAAGAGGGGCATCGACAAGGCGGTCGCGTCCGTCGTCGAGGAGATCAAGAAGATCTCGACTCCAGTTGAGGGCAAGGACGACATATCGCACGTCGCCGCAATTGCCGCGAACGACCCCGAGATCGGAAAGCTCATCGCCGAGGCAATGGACAAGGTCGGCAAGGACGGTGTCATCACGGTCGAGGAGTCCAAGGGCACCGCGACCACCGTCGAGGTAGTCGAGGGCATGGAGTTCGACAGGGGCTACATCTCGCCTTACTTCGTGACGAACCCCGAGGCCATGGAGGCCGTCCTGGAGAACCCGTACGTCCTGCTGTTTGAGAAGAAGGTCTCCGCCGTAACTGACCTCCTGCCGGTCCTGGAGAAAGTCGCCCGCTCGGGCAAGCCGCTCCTGGTTATCGCCGAGGACGTCGAGGGCGAGGCGCTTGCGACGCTCGTCGTCAACAAGCTGCGCGGCACGCTGCAGTGCGCGGCCGTGAAGGCCCCCGGGTTCGGTGACAGGCGGAAGGCCATGATGGAGGACATAGCCATCCTGACCGCCGGCCAGTTCATCTCCGAGGACATCGGCATCAAGCTCGAGAACGTCGACCTGAACATGCTCGGCGAGGCCAACAAGGTCCGCATCAACAAGGAAAAGACTACCATAGTCGAGGGTAAGGGCTCCAAGAAGGCGATCGAGGCGCGCATCGGCCAGATCAGGAAGCAGATCGAGGATACCGATTCCGAGTACGACAGGGAGAAGCTCCAGGAGCGGCTCGCCAAGCTCGCCGGCGGCGTCGCCTTGATAAAGGTCGGCGCGGCCACCGAGACCGAACTCAAGGAGAAGAAGCACCGCGTCGAAGACGCTCTGTCCGCGACCAGGGCGGCCGTTGAGGAGGGCATTGTCCCGGGCGGCGGGGTTACTTACATCGCCGCCATGGCCGGCATGGACAAGGTGCAGGCTGACGGCGATGAGAAGGTGGGCGTGAACATCATCCGCAGGGCGCTCGAAGAGCCGCTGCGGCAGATCGCGTCGAACGCCGGGCTCGAGGGTTCCGTCGTCGTGGAGAGGGTCAAGTCCGAGAACAAGAAGGGCTTCGGCCTGAACGCCATGACTATGGAGTACACGGACCTGCCCAAGGCCGGCGTCGTCGACCCCGCCAAGGTCGCGCGCTCTGCACTCGAGAACGCGGCCAGCGTCGCGGCGATGGTGCTGACGACCGAGGCTCTCGTTGCCGAGATACCCGAGAAGGAGAAGAAGCCGCCGTATCCGCCGGGTGGCCCGGACATGGACTACTAA
- the rpsT gene encoding 30S ribosomal protein S20, with translation MANIKSAIKRAKIAAEKTARNRSIKQSVKTAVKKFEAAVSGKDGGQSKDVLAEATSMLDRAVTRGVIHKNAASRKKSRLAKKLNVRTSQ, from the coding sequence GTGGCAAACATCAAGTCAGCGATCAAGCGGGCGAAGATCGCGGCCGAGAAGACGGCGAGGAACCGGTCCATAAAGCAGTCGGTGAAGACCGCCGTAAAGAAGTTCGAAGCGGCCGTCTCCGGCAAGGACGGCGGACAGTCCAAGGACGTGCTCGCTGAGGCTACGAGCATGCTCGACAGGGCGGTCACCAGGGGAGTAATCCACAAGAACGCCGCCTCCCGCAAGAAGTCGCGGCTCGCCAAGAAGCTTAACGTCAGGACCTCCCAGTAG
- a CDS encoding GerMN domain-containing protein, with protein MRNRIIMAAVVLVAVSLAVVAGGCIGRKQEQKTPQGPPQTAPDPTTPPAKIPQPSADTTEVGIYFIKSGNPFALEQVKRSVPKGDGRTESIVKAALEALIAGPTADEKSRGLNPSLPKSTRVLSVNVEKSMATVNFSKEIITKASAEVGVSSTGEALALDSVKRTVFGCTQLTTIKPLIEGKSSGQVDGRPIEDFWGHVGLPKLIERDKSDGTPLAPGSGTTGGAAVQTIGKPADGMAVKSVRWSTNPTRFRLVLDLENTDGTAATQCPVVKTSLSASSRVITIDVNGTRAVNDSRLKAGAPLMLGAAPAVSLTRVVDEARGDDQMVTLALALDVKKTYTYRLYSLTNPLRVVIDVFPK; from the coding sequence ATGAGAAACCGCATCATTATGGCGGCCGTCGTGCTCGTAGCAGTATCCCTGGCAGTCGTGGCCGGCGGCTGCATCGGGAGGAAGCAGGAGCAGAAGACCCCTCAGGGGCCGCCCCAAACCGCGCCGGATCCCACCACGCCTCCGGCGAAGATACCGCAACCCTCGGCTGACACCACTGAAGTCGGGATCTACTTCATCAAGAGCGGGAATCCATTTGCGCTGGAGCAGGTCAAGAGGTCTGTCCCGAAAGGCGACGGGCGCACGGAGTCAATCGTCAAGGCGGCACTGGAGGCACTCATCGCGGGCCCAACCGCCGATGAGAAGTCCCGCGGATTGAACCCTTCGCTGCCGAAAAGCACGCGGGTTCTCTCAGTGAATGTCGAGAAATCCATGGCAACCGTGAACTTCAGTAAAGAGATCATAACGAAGGCGTCGGCCGAGGTGGGCGTGAGCTCGACCGGTGAGGCGCTGGCGCTGGACTCAGTAAAGAGGACTGTGTTCGGGTGTACCCAGCTGACGACCATCAAGCCGCTAATCGAGGGGAAGTCGAGCGGCCAGGTCGACGGCCGCCCGATTGAGGATTTCTGGGGGCACGTGGGCCTGCCGAAGCTCATCGAGCGCGACAAGTCCGACGGTACACCGCTCGCGCCAGGATCCGGCACAACCGGCGGCGCCGCGGTCCAGACGATCGGGAAACCGGCCGACGGGATGGCGGTCAAGTCCGTCCGCTGGTCTACAAACCCCACCCGCTTCAGGCTCGTTCTCGACCTCGAGAACACCGACGGCACGGCAGCCACCCAGTGCCCCGTCGTGAAGACCTCGCTCAGCGCGAGTTCGAGGGTGATCACGATCGACGTCAACGGGACACGCGCGGTGAACGACTCGAGGCTCAAGGCGGGGGCACCCTTGATGCTCGGGGCGGCGCCGGCCGTCAGTCTCACGCGCGTAGTCGACGAGGCGCGCGGCGATGACCAGATGGTCACGCTGGCACTTGCGCTGGACGTGAAGAAGACGTATACGTACAGGCTGTATTCGCTCACGAATCCGTTGAGGGTCGTTATCGACGTCTTTCCGAAGTAG
- a CDS encoding B12-binding domain-containing radical SAM protein: protein MRIRLIAPANLRGGAPSKVGLFPPMSLAVLAALTPDRHEVEAVDESVQAHSFEPLPDIAGITAITSVAPRAYDLADQYRRMGVKVVIGGMHATALPDEAVQHADAVVVGEAEGLWEQVLEDAESGRLKQVYRNGGLPSLKGLPAPRWDVFDRRRYLTTSLVQTSRGCPYNCSFCSVTRFFGRTYRTRPVAEVVEEVARFGRRLVLFVDDNIAGKRSHASELFRALRPLRIRWLGQSSLNIADDPELLDMAQDSGCSGLFIGFESLVSGNLERIGKSMINKAERFLEAVKKIHSRGISIEGAFIFGLDGDDDSVFQRTVEFATRARLALAQFGILTPFPGTPLFEDLERSGRIIDRDWGRYTISNVVYTPLNLSPGVLQKGFFEAYRRFYSPASIARRLLPAWGRKPVLFLTLNLHFARIAANLGHPI from the coding sequence ATGAGGATACGGCTGATAGCGCCCGCCAACCTGAGAGGCGGGGCGCCGTCGAAGGTGGGCCTGTTTCCGCCCATGAGCCTGGCGGTGCTGGCTGCCTTGACGCCCGACCGGCACGAGGTCGAAGCCGTCGACGAGAGCGTGCAGGCGCATTCGTTTGAGCCGCTCCCCGACATCGCCGGCATAACCGCGATAACCTCGGTGGCGCCCCGGGCGTATGACCTCGCAGACCAGTACAGGCGCATGGGCGTCAAGGTGGTCATTGGAGGCATGCACGCTACAGCGCTTCCGGATGAGGCGGTCCAGCACGCGGACGCCGTGGTCGTAGGGGAAGCGGAGGGGTTGTGGGAACAGGTCCTGGAGGACGCCGAATCCGGCCGCTTGAAGCAGGTCTACCGCAACGGAGGGCTTCCTTCCCTGAAAGGTCTCCCCGCCCCGAGGTGGGACGTGTTCGACCGCCGGCGTTACCTCACCACGAGCCTCGTCCAGACATCCCGGGGGTGCCCCTACAACTGCTCGTTCTGCTCCGTCACGCGGTTCTTCGGCCGGACTTACCGCACGAGGCCGGTGGCGGAGGTTGTCGAGGAGGTGGCACGCTTCGGGCGGCGCCTGGTGCTATTCGTCGACGACAACATCGCGGGGAAACGCTCGCACGCCAGCGAGCTTTTCCGTGCGCTCAGACCCCTGCGCATCAGGTGGCTCGGCCAAAGCTCCCTCAACATAGCGGACGACCCCGAACTCCTCGATATGGCGCAGGACAGCGGGTGCAGCGGCCTGTTCATAGGATTCGAGTCGCTGGTATCCGGCAACCTCGAGAGGATCGGCAAGTCGATGATAAACAAGGCGGAACGATTCCTCGAGGCAGTGAAAAAGATACATTCCCGCGGGATATCCATCGAAGGGGCCTTCATATTCGGGCTGGACGGCGACGACGACTCAGTCTTCCAGCGGACCGTGGAGTTCGCCACCCGCGCCCGCCTGGCCCTGGCGCAATTCGGGATACTCACGCCGTTTCCCGGAACACCGTTGTTCGAGGACCTCGAGCGCAGCGGACGCATAATCGACCGCGACTGGGGGCGCTACACTATATCGAATGTGGTCTATACACCGCTCAACCTGTCCCCCGGTGTGCTGCAGAAGGGGTTTTTCGAGGCGTACCGGCGGTTCTACTCCCCCGCGTCGATAGCCAGGAGGCTCCTGCCGGCCTGGGGGCGGAAACCGGTACTGTTCCTCACGCTAAATCTGCACTTCGCGCGAATAGCAGCTAACCTGGGGCACCCGATCTGA
- a CDS encoding LysE family transporter, which produces MIANFINGFGLGVSVAAPVGPVTIVILRTALAQGNLCAMAVATGAVTVDAVYLGLAIWGASTFGLPPMVRVVVSLVGSAVLFRTALNTYRASSNAGELRSAVDSSGASTAMPRRLHPLLESYGTGLLVTSTNPVPVMLWASIGTALASTHASVPDLTVTYAGVLAGVWSWATFAANFWAFVRGKVSPRALRAVNLVCAAVLLFYCVRMLLGGLSIATGRA; this is translated from the coding sequence ATGATAGCGAACTTCATCAACGGATTCGGCCTCGGGGTGTCTGTCGCCGCGCCGGTGGGCCCCGTGACCATCGTAATATTGCGAACGGCCCTCGCGCAGGGGAACCTGTGCGCGATGGCGGTAGCCACGGGCGCCGTCACCGTCGACGCCGTATACCTCGGCCTCGCGATATGGGGTGCTTCCACCTTCGGCCTCCCGCCGATGGTCAGGGTGGTGGTAAGCCTGGTAGGTTCCGCGGTGCTGTTCCGCACCGCCCTGAACACGTACCGCGCGTCCTCGAATGCCGGGGAACTTCGCTCCGCCGTGGATTCCTCCGGCGCGTCGACGGCAATGCCGCGGCGGCTCCATCCACTCCTCGAGAGCTACGGAACCGGGCTACTGGTCACGTCGACTAACCCGGTCCCAGTTATGCTCTGGGCCTCGATAGGCACGGCCCTCGCAAGTACTCATGCATCCGTCCCGGACCTCACCGTGACGTACGCCGGAGTCCTGGCGGGCGTTTGGTCCTGGGCCACTTTCGCCGCGAACTTCTGGGCGTTCGTGAGAGGAAAGGTGTCGCCCCGCGCGCTGCGCGCCGTGAACCTCGTGTGCGCCGCGGTACTTCTTTTCTACTGCGTCAGAATGCTGCTCGGCGGCCTGTCAATCGCAACTGGCCGCGCATGA
- the holA gene encoding DNA polymerase III subunit delta, with the protein MDAVRAIKSIEMGDVAPAYLLWGSRAFHARVVEVLRRCVVDRDWEDLNYSNMDGKTSAAEVVGLARSAPFGSGKKLIVVSDPPYLRKGADDGVLQAYLKDPADWTILVFLLDEKPPQSAAVRSIDEAGGLVDCSGRGSAVVEWVRSRVKDGGKAITPEALWAICEMSSGDADFLDTEVDKIITYAHDEPTITIAHVNEVGFGHSDARVFDLLDSIMDGDTSTSVSLAASLELAGEDLQRIMQTLAWHFRTLYRFKHLTRRGMGAREAAREAGIREFLIGKFSKQAGRLTNERIASCLEAILDTDVAVKSGLLHESGALDTLIVRLCKTLGRSAAGRDREPTSERRR; encoded by the coding sequence ATGGACGCGGTGCGCGCGATTAAGAGCATTGAAATGGGCGACGTGGCGCCCGCGTACCTCCTGTGGGGAAGCAGGGCATTCCATGCGAGGGTCGTGGAAGTGCTGCGCAGGTGCGTTGTGGACCGCGACTGGGAGGACCTGAACTACAGCAACATGGACGGGAAGACGTCCGCGGCGGAAGTCGTGGGGTTGGCGAGGTCGGCGCCGTTCGGCTCCGGCAAGAAGCTCATCGTCGTTTCGGACCCACCGTACCTGCGAAAGGGCGCCGACGACGGGGTGCTCCAGGCGTACCTGAAAGACCCCGCGGACTGGACGATCCTGGTTTTCCTCCTCGACGAGAAGCCTCCGCAGTCCGCCGCGGTGAGGTCCATCGACGAGGCTGGGGGCCTTGTCGACTGCTCCGGCCGTGGCAGCGCGGTGGTCGAATGGGTGCGGTCCCGGGTGAAGGATGGCGGGAAGGCCATCACGCCCGAGGCTCTCTGGGCGATCTGCGAGATGTCGTCGGGAGACGCCGACTTCCTCGACACCGAGGTGGATAAGATAATCACCTACGCACACGATGAGCCCACCATAACCATCGCACACGTCAACGAGGTGGGCTTCGGCCATTCCGACGCGCGGGTATTCGACCTGCTCGACTCGATCATGGACGGTGACACTTCGACATCCGTGTCCCTTGCCGCCTCGCTCGAACTGGCCGGCGAGGACCTGCAACGGATCATGCAGACACTCGCGTGGCACTTCCGGACGCTCTACCGGTTCAAGCACCTGACTCGTCGCGGCATGGGCGCGCGAGAGGCCGCCAGGGAGGCCGGTATAAGGGAATTCCTGATCGGGAAGTTCAGCAAACAGGCGGGGAGGCTCACAAACGAGAGGATCGCCTCCTGCCTGGAAGCGATCCTCGATACCGATGTCGCCGTCAAGTCCGGGCTGCTCCACGAGTCGGGAGCCCTCGACACACTCATCGTCCGCCTGTGCAAGACCCTCGGCAGGAGCGCCGCCGGCCGGGACAGGGAGCCTACTTCGGAAAGACGTCGATAA
- a CDS encoding Lrp/AsnC family transcriptional regulator, with the protein MDALDSRILKLLRENARMSYSEIGRRINLTIPSVAARVRKMEERGLIRGYTVNIDPGKASMGLLAITLVTLESPRFIPQFTSTVMSAPEVLECHHTTGDSDYMLKVAVADVAALERFLSELLKDIEGVRTTRTMVVLSTVKDTFGVDPPDDCAQPAQRKAAENVAGVRS; encoded by the coding sequence TTGGACGCGCTGGACTCGAGGATCTTGAAGTTGCTCAGGGAAAACGCGAGGATGTCTTATTCGGAGATCGGCCGGAGGATCAACCTCACAATCCCGTCTGTGGCCGCGCGAGTGCGGAAAATGGAGGAGCGCGGATTAATCCGGGGTTACACCGTCAATATCGACCCCGGCAAGGCCTCAATGGGTCTTCTCGCCATTACCCTCGTCACGCTCGAGAGCCCGAGGTTCATCCCCCAGTTCACTTCCACCGTCATGTCCGCCCCCGAGGTGCTGGAATGCCATCACACCACGGGGGATAGCGATTACATGCTGAAGGTGGCGGTGGCGGATGTGGCCGCCCTCGAGAGGTTCCTGTCGGAGCTCCTGAAGGATATCGAAGGGGTCCGCACCACCCGGACTATGGTCGTGCTTTCGACCGTGAAGGACACGTTCGGCGTCGACCCCCCCGACGACTGCGCTCAGCCGGCCCAGCGCAAGGCGGCGGAAAACGTGGCAGGGGTGCGGTCATGA
- a CDS encoding ComEC/Rec2 family competence protein, which translates to MRRVLCILAFSFVAGAWGAAALPAATAARGGPVAAAAAQVAMCAAVLLAGAGGGTRFAAGRWVSAHSRTSRAPQVALVAAAAACIAAGFLRYAAWERACSGNTAGLFDRDYSVVEGVVIEEPTVSSGGLRFKMAIERAGASAARAVAARGLLLVRLAPGDWEGLPPPVYGDAVSVCGTARRPRGRSNPGGFDYAPYLRSQGVHVELLAGPGGVDVIDSGRGSPLMRVASRLRARMEAAADAGLPPVQASLLKGIVLGSRSSMPDEVEEDFRHAGVYHILSVSGLHVQFVLRSLTTLLGRLRVPKRASTAFALLALPFYGLLTGMRPPVLRAVIMAVPPNVAPYLQRRPDPPTSLALAAIAVVGWWPGSVLDPGFHLSFGATVGLMVFSTRVQAALGFLPTGLASALSVTVAAQLTVFPVVAREFQEISLVSLAVNPLVVPLTGYATGLGLAGMIAGCLVTPFGTLVNLPNRLILYLAMTITSLAAGMPGAFWYVCPPRAATSLTYYAVLFLLWRAFPPETIACRCGRTRLAAAVIASALALSLVHAAETAPPRGLELVFLDVGQGDAIVIRCPGGGVTLVDAGGPARAGRPSAGEKVVLPALRWLGVRRLNAAMITHLHDDHYGGMPAVLERLECPRVIVPPHRAEQAVRAGIPQRLIAEAAAGYSWVDGGVLFEVLHPPAASSDPGGSGTTGADAAGQDAGGEAEEDVPENDRSIVLRMTYGATRVLLTGDVGAGVERSLIDGGDNLGAGVLKVGHHGSNGSSSAEFLAAVGPRYAVVQVGPNNHGLPGTRAISRLRATGAAVLRTDHRGAVTVFTNGRDVSVSCFLNSCAASCD; encoded by the coding sequence GTGCGAAGGGTCCTCTGCATCCTGGCGTTCTCTTTTGTTGCCGGAGCCTGGGGCGCAGCGGCCTTGCCGGCCGCAACCGCCGCGCGCGGCGGGCCGGTCGCCGCCGCGGCCGCACAGGTAGCTATGTGCGCTGCAGTGTTGCTGGCGGGTGCGGGTGGCGGAACGAGATTCGCCGCGGGGAGATGGGTATCAGCCCACTCGCGCACGTCACGCGCGCCACAGGTGGCCCTGGTTGCGGCTGCCGCCGCATGTATCGCCGCGGGCTTTCTCAGGTACGCGGCGTGGGAGCGTGCGTGTTCGGGCAACACCGCAGGCCTGTTCGACCGCGACTACTCGGTCGTCGAGGGCGTGGTAATTGAAGAACCCACGGTGTCGAGCGGTGGCTTGAGGTTCAAAATGGCCATCGAGCGGGCGGGCGCGTCCGCAGCCCGCGCCGTCGCTGCTCGCGGGCTCTTGCTGGTCCGGTTGGCGCCCGGTGACTGGGAGGGGCTGCCTCCGCCGGTATACGGGGACGCGGTCAGCGTCTGCGGCACGGCGCGGCGCCCGCGTGGAAGGTCGAACCCGGGCGGCTTCGATTATGCGCCGTACCTCCGGTCGCAGGGCGTCCACGTCGAACTCCTGGCCGGGCCGGGTGGTGTGGACGTGATCGACAGTGGCCGCGGGAGCCCGCTGATGAGGGTGGCGTCGCGGCTCAGGGCCAGGATGGAGGCCGCCGCCGATGCCGGCCTACCCCCGGTGCAAGCGTCGCTTCTCAAAGGCATTGTGCTGGGCTCGCGGTCCTCCATGCCTGACGAGGTTGAGGAGGACTTCAGGCACGCGGGAGTCTACCACATACTGTCCGTCTCCGGGCTTCACGTGCAGTTCGTGCTGCGCTCGCTCACGACCCTGCTGGGCCGGCTGCGCGTCCCGAAGCGTGCCTCAACAGCCTTCGCGCTCCTGGCCCTTCCATTCTACGGCCTGCTCACGGGGATGCGTCCCCCGGTGCTGCGCGCAGTGATCATGGCCGTCCCTCCCAATGTGGCGCCCTACCTGCAACGAAGACCAGACCCGCCGACGTCGCTGGCACTGGCGGCCATCGCGGTTGTGGGGTGGTGGCCGGGGTCCGTGCTCGACCCGGGGTTCCATTTGAGTTTCGGGGCCACCGTCGGGCTGATGGTCTTCTCAACACGCGTGCAGGCCGCCCTTGGGTTCCTCCCGACAGGTCTTGCCTCGGCGCTCTCCGTGACCGTGGCGGCGCAACTCACCGTGTTCCCGGTCGTGGCGCGGGAGTTCCAGGAGATCTCCCTGGTGTCGCTGGCGGTCAACCCGCTCGTCGTCCCGTTGACCGGGTACGCGACAGGGCTGGGGTTGGCGGGCATGATTGCGGGGTGCCTGGTTACTCCCTTCGGGACCCTGGTCAACCTGCCCAACAGGCTCATCCTCTATCTCGCGATGACCATCACTTCGCTTGCGGCGGGAATGCCCGGCGCATTCTGGTACGTGTGCCCGCCGCGCGCCGCCACATCACTCACGTACTACGCCGTCCTGTTCCTCCTGTGGAGGGCATTCCCACCTGAGACAATCGCCTGCCGCTGCGGCCGCACGCGTCTCGCCGCCGCCGTAATCGCCTCTGCGCTCGCGCTCAGCCTGGTCCACGCCGCAGAGACCGCGCCCCCGCGCGGCCTGGAGCTGGTGTTTCTCGACGTGGGTCAGGGCGACGCCATCGTGATCAGGTGCCCCGGGGGAGGGGTTACGCTCGTGGACGCCGGAGGCCCCGCCCGGGCCGGCCGGCCGTCGGCGGGCGAGAAGGTGGTGTTGCCCGCGCTCAGGTGGCTGGGCGTTCGCAGGCTCAATGCCGCCATGATCACCCACCTCCACGACGACCATTACGGCGGAATGCCCGCGGTACTCGAGCGGCTCGAGTGCCCCAGGGTGATCGTTCCCCCCCACCGCGCCGAGCAGGCCGTGCGAGCCGGGATTCCTCAGCGCCTTATCGCCGAGGCCGCGGCCGGGTACTCGTGGGTGGACGGCGGTGTGCTTTTCGAGGTTCTACATCCTCCTGCCGCCAGTTCCGACCCCGGGGGGTCCGGCACAACGGGGGCGGACGCGGCGGGACAGGACGCCGGAGGAGAGGCGGAGGAGGATGTCCCCGAGAACGACCGGTCCATCGTGCTCAGGATGACTTACGGGGCTACACGGGTGCTTCTCACGGGCGACGTGGGGGCAGGCGTCGAGCGCTCACTGATTGACGGAGGCGATAACCTCGGGGCCGGCGTGTTGAAGGTGGGCCACCACGGGAGCAACGGCTCGTCCTCCGCGGAGTTCCTCGCCGCGGTCGGTCCCAGGTATGCGGTAGTGCAGGTGGGCCCGAACAATCACGGCCTCCCGGGGACCCGGGCTATCTCCAGGCTGCGGGCAACCGGGGCCGCCGTGCTGCGCACGGACCACCGGGGAGCCGTTACCGTTTTTACCAACGGGCGGGACGTGTCGGTGAGTTGTTTTCTGAACTCATGCGCGGCCAGTTGCGATTGA
- a CDS encoding D-amino acid aminotransferase gives MDDMVVYLNGEFIPYSEAKIGIEDRGYQFGDGIYEVIRVYDGKPFALREHFERLTVSAREIELTLPDVSALERDALELLRRNDAKDCAIYIQISRGVTPRKHVIPFGLAPTVIMTAREAARYAPEVRFKGVKAITLPDDRWARCYIKSTNLLPNITAKLRAERAGAYEAVYLRDGFVTEGTHSNVFIAESGVLITPPLTNYILAGVTRTYVLDVARALGVPTREESISAERLAAAGEIMFTGTLTEIMPAVVLNGAPVGQGQPGPVFHRLYPKYLAVATGQESF, from the coding sequence TTGGATGACATGGTCGTTTACCTGAATGGGGAGTTCATCCCTTATAGTGAAGCGAAAATAGGTATCGAGGACCGCGGCTACCAGTTTGGCGACGGGATTTACGAGGTAATAAGGGTGTACGATGGCAAACCGTTCGCGTTGAGGGAACACTTCGAGAGGCTTACGGTCAGCGCGAGGGAGATCGAGCTCACCCTTCCGGACGTCTCCGCGCTGGAACGGGATGCCCTCGAGTTGCTCCGCCGGAATGACGCGAAGGATTGCGCAATATACATCCAGATCTCAAGGGGTGTCACCCCGAGGAAGCACGTCATACCGTTCGGTCTTGCTCCCACCGTGATCATGACCGCTCGCGAGGCGGCGCGCTACGCGCCCGAGGTCAGGTTCAAGGGCGTTAAAGCCATCACGCTCCCCGACGACAGGTGGGCTCGCTGCTACATCAAGTCCACAAACCTTCTGCCGAACATCACGGCCAAGCTGAGGGCCGAACGGGCCGGAGCGTACGAGGCCGTGTACCTGAGGGACGGGTTCGTCACCGAAGGGACTCACAGCAACGTGTTCATCGCCGAATCCGGAGTCCTCATCACCCCGCCGCTCACCAACTACATCCTGGCGGGAGTTACCCGCACTTACGTGCTGGATGTCGCGCGGGCCCTCGGGGTCCCCACGAGAGAGGAGTCGATCTCGGCGGAGCGCCTTGCGGCTGCGGGCGAGATCATGTTCACCGGGACACTCACCGAGATCATGCCGGCAGTCGTGCTGAATGGCGCGCCTGTGGGGCAGGGGCAGCCGGGGCCGGTGTTTCACCGGCTGTACCCGAAATATCTCGCGGTGGCCACAGGGCAGGAGAGTTTCTGA